One window of Vibrio atlanticus genomic DNA carries:
- a CDS encoding mannose-1-phosphate guanylyltransferase/mannose-6-phosphate isomerase translates to MILPVILAGGSGSRLWPLSRELYPKQFLNIAGEQSMLQQTLQRLQGLEDYLTDSKCAAPFIICNEEHRFIAAEQVRAAKIQHSGILLEPVGRNTAPAIALAALQALSKSVDKTSNESDPVLLVLAADHHIAKTSEFQQTISRGVDYAKQGKLVTFGITPNAPETGYGYIKQGQPLPSSLQIETNTTVQSVHHAYTIECFVEKPDRETAEAYIRSEQYLWNSGMFMFKASRYIEELAEHHPEILTACQLALSKQNTDLDFIRIDAEAFKNSPSDSIDYAVMEKTSHAAVIPMDVGWNDIGSWSAIWDVSDKDEHNNVIEGDVLTVDSQHNYIHAENKLVATVGVENLIIVETKDAILVANKDKVQSVKSIVSQLNQAGRTEHVHHREVFRPWGKYDVIDLGKRDKVKRITVNAGHRLSLQMHHHRAEHWVVVAGTAKVTNDEKTYLVEEDQPTYIPLGHIHSLENPGDSPLEMIEVQTGSHLSENDIIRYQDSYGRDVRNQQASSSQNNKSK, encoded by the coding sequence ATGATTTTACCTGTCATTCTAGCTGGCGGCTCCGGAAGCCGCCTCTGGCCATTGTCTCGCGAGCTCTACCCTAAGCAATTCCTCAACATTGCTGGCGAACAATCAATGCTTCAGCAAACGCTTCAACGCTTGCAAGGTCTTGAGGACTATCTAACGGATAGCAAGTGCGCAGCTCCATTCATTATCTGTAATGAAGAACACCGCTTTATTGCTGCAGAACAAGTTCGCGCTGCTAAAATCCAACACAGTGGAATCCTATTAGAGCCTGTAGGCAGAAATACAGCCCCAGCTATTGCGCTTGCTGCCCTACAGGCTCTAAGCAAATCAGTGGATAAGACATCGAACGAATCTGACCCTGTCTTATTAGTGTTGGCGGCCGATCATCACATCGCTAAAACCTCTGAATTTCAACAAACAATTAGCCGTGGTGTCGATTACGCAAAACAAGGGAAACTGGTGACATTCGGTATAACCCCGAATGCTCCAGAGACTGGTTATGGCTATATCAAACAAGGCCAACCACTTCCCTCTAGCCTGCAAATAGAAACCAACACTACAGTGCAATCAGTCCATCATGCCTACACCATAGAGTGCTTCGTAGAAAAGCCAGATAGAGAAACTGCAGAAGCGTACATCCGCTCAGAACAGTACTTATGGAACAGTGGCATGTTCATGTTTAAGGCATCTCGTTATATTGAAGAACTCGCCGAACACCACCCCGAGATATTAACGGCTTGTCAGTTAGCTCTTTCAAAGCAAAATACCGACCTCGACTTTATCCGTATCGACGCAGAAGCATTCAAAAATAGCCCAAGTGACTCTATCGATTATGCCGTGATGGAAAAGACCTCACACGCCGCAGTGATCCCGATGGACGTTGGTTGGAATGATATTGGTTCGTGGTCTGCTATCTGGGATGTCAGTGATAAGGATGAGCACAACAACGTCATTGAGGGCGATGTGTTAACCGTCGACTCTCAACACAACTACATCCATGCGGAGAATAAGCTTGTCGCGACGGTAGGCGTCGAAAACCTCATTATTGTCGAAACCAAAGATGCAATATTGGTTGCGAACAAAGACAAAGTTCAAAGTGTTAAGTCGATTGTTAGCCAACTGAATCAGGCTGGTCGAACGGAGCATGTCCATCATCGCGAGGTCTTTAGGCCTTGGGGTAAATACGACGTGATCGATCTAGGCAAACGAGACAAAGTGAAGCGCATTACAGTCAACGCTGGCCATAGGCTTTCGTTGCAAATGCATCACCATAGAGCGGAGCATTGGGTTGTAGTGGCAGGTACTGCGAAAGTAACCAACGATGAGAAAACGTATCTCGTCGAAGAAGATCAACCCACTTACATTCCGTTAGGTCATATCCACAGCCTTGAGAACCCTGGAGACTCACCTCTCGAAATGATCGAAGTACAAACCGGTAGTCATTTAAGTGAAAACGATATCATTCGATATCAAGACAGCTATGGGCGAGACGTTCGAAACCAACAAGCTTCTTCGTCTCAGAACAACAAATCGAAATAA
- a CDS encoding phosphomannomutase/phosphoglucomutase, with protein sequence MKPTLDLNCFKNNDIRGIIGDQINGYFAYLLGKAFGEYALSTTPEASFDGLAQVVIGRDNRETSLSLQEAMTKGLIESGITVVDLGMTGTEEVYFATRHLGAIGGIQITASHNPINYNGMKLVGLDASPISKNSGLDEIKLRIKVLNQELNSDLSVGHVQPNNSSRSTSILAPYVDHLLSYINPSKLSPMKVLVNAGNGVAGHVIDALEKRFNKLNVPVTFIKIHHAPDGKFPNGIPNPLIKENQIATRNAVLAHSADLGIAWDGDFDRCFFFDEKGNYIEGYYIVGLLAEAFLLKEADATVLHDMRMTWNTIEVVNKLGGKAIAVKAGHALIKEKMRELNAVYGGEMSAHHYFRDFGYCDSGMIPWLLVIELMSKTQQSLYQLTSASMDRFPSSGEINRRVSNPEEVMACVLLHYRDNAVEIDHTDGISMNMDTWRFNLRKSNTEPLIRLNVETRQDRALLSLKVDELLSFLI encoded by the coding sequence GTGAAACCAACATTAGACCTTAACTGCTTTAAGAACAACGATATTCGCGGCATCATTGGTGACCAAATCAATGGGTACTTTGCCTACCTGCTCGGCAAAGCATTTGGAGAATACGCCCTATCCACGACACCTGAAGCCTCATTCGATGGCTTGGCTCAAGTGGTGATTGGTCGTGATAACCGAGAAACGTCCCTTTCATTACAAGAAGCCATGACCAAAGGCTTAATCGAGTCTGGAATAACCGTCGTTGATCTTGGAATGACAGGGACTGAAGAAGTCTACTTTGCAACTCGCCACCTTGGCGCCATTGGCGGAATCCAAATTACGGCAAGCCATAACCCAATTAATTACAACGGAATGAAATTGGTCGGCTTGGACGCTAGCCCGATAAGTAAAAACAGTGGGTTAGATGAAATCAAACTACGCATTAAAGTACTGAATCAAGAGCTGAACAGCGATTTATCTGTCGGTCATGTACAACCAAATAACTCTAGTCGATCGACCAGCATTCTCGCCCCTTATGTAGACCACTTACTCTCGTACATAAACCCATCAAAGTTATCACCAATGAAGGTGCTGGTTAACGCAGGGAACGGCGTTGCAGGACATGTTATCGATGCTTTAGAGAAGCGTTTCAATAAACTCAATGTTCCCGTCACCTTCATCAAAATTCACCATGCTCCTGACGGAAAATTTCCTAATGGCATCCCAAACCCATTGATTAAAGAGAACCAAATAGCGACTCGAAATGCAGTCTTAGCGCATTCCGCTGATCTAGGAATTGCATGGGATGGCGATTTCGACCGTTGTTTTTTCTTTGACGAAAAAGGCAATTACATTGAGGGTTACTATATTGTTGGTTTGCTCGCTGAAGCTTTCTTGCTAAAAGAAGCGGATGCAACCGTATTGCACGATATGCGTATGACATGGAACACGATTGAAGTCGTCAACAAGCTTGGTGGTAAGGCTATTGCAGTCAAAGCTGGGCATGCGCTCATCAAAGAGAAGATGCGAGAGTTAAACGCGGTGTATGGTGGTGAGATGAGCGCACACCATTATTTTCGTGATTTTGGATATTGCGACTCAGGAATGATTCCTTGGCTACTGGTTATTGAACTAATGTCGAAAACCCAACAGTCTCTTTACCAACTGACGAGCGCAAGTATGGATAGATTCCCCTCATCCGGAGAGATCAATCGCAGAGTATCCAACCCAGAGGAAGTCATGGCTTGTGTGTTATTGCACTACCGAGATAATGCCGTTGAGATCGATCACACAGACGGGATCAGCATGAATATGGACACATGGCGCTTCAACTTAAGAAAGTCTAATACCGAGCCATTAATACGCCTTAATGTAGAAACCAGACAAGATAGAGCTTTGCTATCACTTAAAGTCGACGAGCTACTGTCTTTTCTTATTTAA
- the aroG gene encoding 3-deoxy-7-phosphoheptulonate synthase AroG produces the protein MFQTDDVRITKVKELLPPVAVLEKFPATEIASSTTFESRKAIHNILEDSDDRLLVIVGPCSIHDTEAALEYGKRLKVLRDELGDNLEIVMRVYFEKPRTTVGWKGLINDPYMNDTFKLNDGLRLGRKLLLDLTDMGMPTASEFLDMITPQYVADLISWGAIGARTTESQVHRELASGLSCPVGFKNGTDGNIKIATDAIRSASASHHFLSVTKYGHSAIVETAGNPDCHIILRGGKEPNYSAEHVGKIKEELEASGLPQKVMIDFSHANSSKQFKRQMNVSDDVSAQISGGDKAIFGVMIESHLVEGRQDLVDGKAATYGQSVTDACIGWEDTETVLRQLAGAVEARRNK, from the coding sequence ATGTTCCAGACTGATGATGTAAGAATTACCAAAGTAAAAGAGTTATTACCCCCTGTTGCTGTTTTAGAAAAGTTTCCAGCGACAGAAATTGCTTCTTCTACAACCTTTGAAAGCCGCAAAGCGATCCACAATATTTTAGAAGATAGCGATGATCGCTTACTTGTTATTGTTGGCCCATGTTCTATTCATGATACAGAAGCTGCACTTGAGTACGGTAAACGTTTGAAAGTGCTACGCGACGAGCTAGGCGATAACCTAGAAATCGTAATGCGTGTTTACTTTGAAAAACCACGTACCACTGTTGGCTGGAAAGGCCTAATCAATGACCCGTACATGAACGACACGTTCAAACTAAATGACGGTCTTCGTTTAGGGCGTAAGCTACTGCTTGACCTAACTGATATGGGGATGCCTACGGCGAGTGAGTTCTTAGATATGATCACGCCGCAATACGTTGCTGACTTAATCAGCTGGGGCGCAATTGGCGCACGTACGACAGAATCTCAAGTTCACCGTGAACTGGCTTCAGGTCTATCTTGCCCAGTTGGCTTCAAGAATGGTACGGATGGCAACATCAAGATCGCAACAGATGCAATTCGCTCTGCAAGCGCTTCTCACCACTTCTTGTCGGTAACTAAATACGGCCACTCAGCGATCGTTGAAACCGCAGGTAACCCTGATTGTCATATCATCCTACGTGGTGGTAAAGAGCCAAACTACAGTGCAGAGCACGTTGGTAAGATTAAAGAAGAGCTAGAAGCTTCAGGTCTTCCACAGAAAGTGATGATTGATTTCAGCCACGCAAACAGCTCAAAGCAGTTCAAACGCCAAATGAACGTTTCTGATGACGTAAGTGCACAGATCTCTGGCGGTGACAAAGCTATCTTTGGTGTGATGATTGAGTCTCACCTAGTTGAGGGGCGCCAAGACTTAGTTGACGGTAAAGCAGCGACATACGGCCAATCTGTTACTGACGCATGTATCGGTTGGGAAGATACTGAAACAGTACTTCGCCAACTTGCAGGTGCTGTTGAAGCACGTCGTAACAAGTAA
- a CDS encoding potassium channel family protein, with translation MSDKQYAVIGLGRFGLSVCKELQSSGSQVLAVDIDEERVKDAAALVSQAIVANCTSEETVKELRLDEYDMVMVSIGSDVNSSILTTLVVKESGAKAVWVKANDKFHGKILSKIGADHIIMPERDMGIRVARKMLDRRVLEFIDLGSGLAMTEIVIGSNLLGKKLGDLKLCKEVGVEVLGFKRGPNLTKAPELDVSLEIGDVVIIAGPKDTLSRKLRNW, from the coding sequence ATGAGTGACAAACAATATGCAGTTATTGGCTTGGGACGTTTTGGTCTCTCTGTCTGTAAAGAGCTACAAAGTTCAGGCTCACAGGTACTCGCCGTTGATATTGATGAAGAGCGAGTGAAAGATGCGGCGGCTCTTGTTTCTCAAGCGATTGTTGCGAACTGTACAAGCGAAGAGACAGTTAAAGAGTTAAGGCTCGATGAATACGACATGGTGATGGTGTCGATTGGCTCTGATGTTAATTCCAGTATTCTAACGACCTTGGTCGTTAAAGAGTCAGGCGCAAAGGCAGTCTGGGTTAAGGCGAATGATAAGTTCCACGGCAAGATCCTCTCTAAGATTGGTGCTGACCACATCATTATGCCCGAGCGAGACATGGGTATTCGTGTCGCGCGTAAAATGTTGGATAGACGCGTTCTTGAGTTTATCGACCTTGGCAGTGGCTTAGCGATGACGGAAATCGTTATTGGTTCTAATTTGTTGGGTAAGAAACTTGGTGACCTTAAGCTGTGCAAAGAGGTTGGTGTGGAGGTACTTGGCTTCAAGCGAGGCCCGAACTTAACGAAAGCACCAGAACTGGATGTGAGTTTAGAAATTGGGGATGTGGTGATCATCGCTGGGCCGAAAGATACTTTATCTAGAAAGCTACGCAATTGGTAA
- a CDS encoding OsmC family protein, producing the protein MQAEVKWVEGFKFLGQSQSGHSVVMDGSGGATAPSPMEMVLMAAGGCSSVDVVDGLKSAGQNIMGCNAKLETTRRETAPKIFTVINIHFEVSGENLDPELVAKVCADSLEKYCSVCLMLGAGVEMTHSWEIV; encoded by the coding sequence ATGCAAGCAGAAGTTAAATGGGTCGAAGGCTTTAAATTCCTAGGTCAATCTCAATCAGGTCACTCTGTCGTTATGGATGGCAGTGGCGGTGCTACCGCGCCAAGCCCTATGGAAATGGTGCTAATGGCTGCTGGCGGTTGTAGCTCTGTTGATGTGGTTGATGGCTTGAAATCTGCAGGCCAAAACATCATGGGCTGTAATGCAAAGCTTGAAACCACACGTCGTGAAACGGCGCCAAAAATCTTTACTGTGATTAATATTCACTTTGAAGTGTCGGGTGAAAATCTTGATCCTGAGTTGGTTGCTAAGGTCTGTGCGGATTCATTAGAAAAATACTGTTCAGTATGCTTAATGCTGGGTGCTGGTGTAGAGATGACCCACAGCTGGGAAATAGTCTAG
- the msrB gene encoding peptide-methionine (R)-S-oxide reductase MsrB, which yields MNKLSKILVSLVVALPLISLFVSQTGTANTMDKTANSGKSEIATLAGGCFWCTESDLEKLTGVSDVVSGYSGGELENPTYKQVSSGKSGHIEVINVTYNPDVVSYEQVLDQFFRHIDPTDDKGSFVDRGPQYRPAVFYHNQEQKDIAQNFMMEIDKAQIFGEPLKTELIKFEKFWPAEDYHQDYYKKSKVRYNYYRYASGRDQYLDKIFGDDRKENPKTIRQIIDGKNATANAKTYTKPSDAEIKASLTSLQYDVTQDDATERPFDNKYWDNKQEGIYVDIVTGEPLFSSKDKYKSGTGWPSFAQPISEAYVVTTTDYKLLYPRTEVRSKFGDSHLGHVFKDGPKPTGLRYCMNSAAMRFIPADKLAEEGYEEYMEMFEG from the coding sequence ATGAATAAATTATCTAAAATATTGGTATCACTCGTGGTTGCGCTACCACTGATTTCGCTGTTTGTGAGCCAGACTGGCACTGCCAATACAATGGATAAAACGGCTAACTCAGGTAAGAGCGAAATAGCGACACTGGCTGGTGGTTGTTTTTGGTGTACAGAATCCGATCTGGAGAAGCTGACAGGAGTCTCGGATGTTGTCTCAGGATATTCTGGTGGCGAATTAGAGAATCCAACCTATAAACAAGTTTCATCAGGTAAGTCTGGTCACATCGAAGTGATCAACGTGACTTACAACCCTGATGTGGTTAGCTACGAACAGGTGCTTGACCAATTCTTCAGACACATCGACCCAACTGATGACAAAGGTTCATTCGTTGACAGAGGTCCACAATATCGACCTGCTGTTTTCTATCATAACCAGGAGCAAAAAGACATCGCTCAGAACTTCATGATGGAAATCGATAAGGCTCAAATCTTTGGTGAACCATTAAAAACAGAACTGATTAAGTTTGAAAAATTCTGGCCAGCAGAAGATTACCATCAAGATTATTACAAGAAGAGCAAGGTTCGTTATAACTACTACCGCTACGCTTCTGGTCGTGATCAATACCTAGATAAAATCTTCGGTGATGATAGAAAAGAAAATCCGAAAACGATCCGCCAAATCATCGATGGCAAAAATGCGACAGCTAATGCTAAAACATACACCAAGCCGTCTGATGCAGAGATCAAAGCATCTCTAACTTCACTGCAATACGATGTCACACAAGACGACGCAACAGAGCGCCCATTTGACAACAAATACTGGGATAACAAGCAAGAAGGTATTTACGTTGATATCGTAACGGGTGAACCTTTGTTCTCTTCAAAAGACAAATACAAGTCAGGTACAGGTTGGCCAAGCTTTGCACAACCAATCAGCGAAGCTTATGTGGTAACAACTACTGACTACAAGCTGCTTTACCCAAGAACAGAGGTTCGTAGTAAATTTGGTGACTCTCACCTAGGGCATGTATTTAAAGATGGTCCAAAGCCAACAGGTTTACGCTACTGCATGAATTCAGCCGCTATGCGCTTTATCCCAGCAGATAAATTGGCTGAGGAAGGCTACGAAGAATATATGGAAATGTTCGAAGGCTAA
- a CDS encoding mechanosensitive ion channel family protein, translating to MNEFITQVQTYINQSHSDWANSVLFITIASFLAWVAWRIIHNRLEILVQKTPFHWDDLLLEALKTPVSTLLWCWPATVSVGLILQDQFGNEINWLKTLKHILIICTFVWFTLRMITNTEAYVLEQKTRDETTVQAIAKVARLFFMVMGGLTIMQAFGLSLSGLLTFGGVGGLIVGLAAKDLLSNFFGGMMIYFDRPFKVGDWIRSPDRQIEGTVERIGWRMTIIRTFDKRPLYVPNSVFSNIVVENPSRMLNRRINETFGLRYQDADKLALIVDEVRSMLETHPDIDAKQTLIVNFDKFGPSTLNFFIYTFTKTVNWVRYHEVKQDVLLQVLAIIHRHNADIAFPTQTLKIDPQDFGEAQGMVISNSEGH from the coding sequence ATGAATGAATTCATAACCCAAGTACAAACCTACATTAACCAGAGCCATAGTGATTGGGCAAACAGCGTCCTATTCATCACTATTGCGAGCTTTCTCGCTTGGGTCGCTTGGCGAATTATCCATAATCGCTTAGAAATTCTGGTTCAGAAAACCCCATTCCACTGGGATGACCTACTGCTAGAGGCACTAAAAACACCTGTCAGTACATTACTCTGGTGTTGGCCTGCAACTGTCTCTGTGGGGTTAATCCTTCAAGACCAGTTTGGTAATGAAATTAATTGGTTAAAAACACTTAAGCATATATTAATTATCTGTACCTTCGTTTGGTTTACCTTGCGAATGATCACCAACACTGAAGCGTACGTCTTAGAACAAAAAACCAGAGACGAAACCACAGTACAAGCTATCGCGAAAGTCGCTCGCTTGTTCTTTATGGTGATGGGCGGACTGACCATCATGCAGGCGTTTGGGCTCAGCCTTTCCGGCTTACTCACCTTCGGTGGTGTGGGTGGCTTGATCGTCGGTTTGGCAGCAAAGGATCTACTGTCGAATTTCTTTGGCGGCATGATGATTTATTTCGACCGCCCCTTTAAAGTCGGTGATTGGATACGATCTCCGGATCGTCAAATCGAAGGTACTGTCGAACGCATTGGCTGGCGTATGACCATCATTCGCACTTTTGATAAGCGACCTTTATACGTGCCAAATTCTGTGTTCAGTAACATTGTGGTGGAGAACCCATCAAGAATGTTGAATCGACGAATCAATGAAACCTTCGGGCTTCGTTATCAAGATGCAGACAAGCTAGCTCTAATTGTTGATGAAGTTAGATCCATGCTCGAAACACACCCTGACATTGATGCCAAGCAGACCTTGATTGTTAACTTTGATAAATTCGGACCATCAACTCTTAACTTCTTTATCTACACCTTCACCAAAACGGTTAACTGGGTGAGATACCACGAAGTTAAGCAAGATGTCCTGCTGCAGGTGTTGGCGATTATTCATAGGCACAATGCTGATATCGCCTTCCCAACACAAACACTCAAGATCGATCCTCAAGATTTTGGCGAAGCTCAAGGTATGGTCATTTCCAACTCAGAAGGTCATTAA
- a CDS encoding TrkH family potassium uptake protein produces MNSVKRKGTFYTLKSDKKPRKGSEPKIILTSFLGVLIPSAILLTLPVFSVTGLSFTDALFTATSAISVTGLGVVDTGQHFTLAGKILLMFLMQVGGLGQMTLSAVLLYMFGVRLSLKQQALAKEALGQDRKINLRKLVKKIIIFALVAEFVGFVLLCFRWVPEMGWATGSFYALFHAISAFNNAGFALFSDSMMSFVDDPLVIFTLAGLFIFGGLGFTVVGDLSSNWRKGFQHLHLHSKIMLTATPTLLLVGTVMFWLLERNNSATMEGLSTQGQWLAAFFQSASARTAGFNSVDLSQYTQPALLVMIVLMLIGAGSTSTGGGIKVSTFAVAFVATWTFLRQKKHVVMFKRTVTWQAVTKSLAIIVVSGALLTTAMFLLMLTEQAAFDRVMFEVISAFATVGLTAGLTANLTEPGKYIMIVVMVIGRIGPLTLAYMLARPEPSLLKYPEDTVLTG; encoded by the coding sequence ATGAATTCGGTAAAACGAAAAGGTACTTTCTACACCCTTAAAAGTGATAAGAAGCCACGCAAAGGCTCTGAACCTAAGATTATCCTTACGAGCTTCTTAGGTGTTCTTATCCCCTCAGCAATCTTGCTGACGCTGCCTGTGTTCTCGGTGACAGGGCTAAGCTTTACGGATGCACTGTTTACTGCCACGTCAGCGATCAGTGTGACAGGTTTAGGTGTTGTCGATACTGGTCAGCACTTCACCTTGGCAGGTAAAATCTTACTGATGTTCTTGATGCAAGTTGGTGGGTTAGGGCAGATGACTCTGTCTGCGGTACTGCTCTATATGTTTGGTGTCCGATTAAGCCTTAAACAACAAGCATTGGCAAAAGAAGCACTTGGACAAGATCGTAAGATTAATCTCCGTAAATTAGTTAAGAAGATCATTATCTTTGCGTTGGTGGCGGAGTTTGTCGGTTTTGTATTGCTCTGTTTCCGTTGGGTTCCAGAAATGGGATGGGCAACGGGAAGCTTTTATGCACTCTTTCACGCTATATCTGCATTCAATAACGCAGGTTTCGCGCTGTTCTCAGACAGTATGATGAGTTTTGTTGATGATCCTTTGGTGATCTTTACCTTAGCGGGCTTGTTCATCTTTGGTGGACTTGGTTTTACAGTCGTCGGCGACTTATCGAGTAACTGGCGTAAAGGTTTCCAACATCTGCACTTACATAGCAAGATTATGCTAACGGCGACACCGACGTTATTGTTGGTGGGCACGGTGATGTTTTGGTTGTTGGAGAGAAATAACTCAGCGACGATGGAGGGCTTGTCGACACAAGGGCAATGGCTAGCGGCATTTTTCCAGTCTGCGAGTGCTCGTACCGCTGGTTTCAATAGTGTCGATTTGTCTCAATATACGCAACCGGCATTATTGGTGATGATAGTACTGATGTTGATTGGTGCTGGTTCGACTTCCACTGGTGGTGGTATTAAGGTCTCGACTTTCGCGGTTGCGTTTGTTGCAACTTGGACATTCTTGCGTCAGAAAAAGCATGTCGTGATGTTTAAGCGCACCGTGACTTGGCAAGCGGTAACAAAGTCATTGGCCATTATTGTGGTCAGTGGAGCGCTATTAACCACCGCGATGTTTTTGTTAATGCTCACTGAGCAAGCCGCGTTTGACCGCGTGATGTTTGAAGTGATTTCTGCTTTTGCAACCGTCGGTCTAACAGCGGGACTCACTGCAAATCTCACTGAGCCGGGCAAATACATTATGATTGTGGTGATGGTAATCGGACGTATTGGTCCTCTCACTTTGGCGTACATGTTAGCTCGTCCAGAACCTTCGTTGTTGAAATACCCAGAAGATACGGTGCTAACAGGTTAA
- a CDS encoding IS4 family transposase, protein MTYIEPTLWAQKQFGQAHLNDPRRTQRLVALAASLAEQPGVPVSKLIISPAEMEGAYRFIRNEQIKAEDIAEAGFYVTAQEALEQQTLLALEDTTSLSYSHRSIRDELGHSNQGNRHRAMFVHSTLLFAPDTQSVIGLIEQQRWTRDIEKRGQRHQHATRPYKEKESYKWEQASRHVAERLGDKISDVISVCDREADLFEYLTYKREQQQRFLVRSMQSRCIEEHDNRLYSYASTLLSAGEKVLEIPQKGGRKARKAHLDIKYAPVTLKSPANKKEFDNIPLYYVGCIEQGESGNKLAWHLLTSEPITSKEEALKIVSYYERRWLIEDFHKVWKSEGTEVEQLRMQSKDNLERLSVVLAFIATRLLQLRFMNESDELSKSSCEQVLKGKAWKLMWLKLESKKLPKEAPNISWAYNGIARLGGWKNTKRTGRASIKALWQGWLRLQTILEGYELAKSLD, encoded by the coding sequence ATGACCTATATAGAGCCAACCCTTTGGGCACAAAAACAGTTCGGTCAAGCCCACCTTAATGACCCTAGACGCACTCAAAGACTCGTTGCTCTCGCAGCCTCACTGGCCGAGCAACCTGGCGTACCCGTCTCGAAACTCATTATCTCCCCTGCTGAAATGGAAGGGGCTTATCGCTTCATCCGTAATGAGCAAATCAAAGCAGAAGATATCGCAGAAGCGGGTTTTTATGTCACTGCACAAGAAGCATTAGAGCAACAGACACTTCTTGCCTTAGAAGACACCACTTCTCTCAGTTACTCCCATCGCAGCATTCGAGATGAACTCGGGCACTCCAATCAAGGTAATCGACATCGCGCCATGTTCGTACACTCAACCTTACTTTTTGCTCCCGACACTCAATCTGTTATTGGTTTAATTGAACAACAGCGCTGGACTCGTGATATAGAAAAGCGAGGTCAAAGGCACCAGCATGCGACTCGACCATACAAAGAGAAAGAAAGTTATAAGTGGGAACAAGCCTCTCGCCATGTCGCTGAGCGACTTGGCGATAAAATTTCGGATGTCATTTCTGTGTGCGATAGAGAAGCCGACCTATTTGAATACCTCACTTACAAGCGAGAGCAACAACAAAGGTTCCTCGTTCGCTCAATGCAAAGCCGCTGTATTGAAGAGCATGATAATCGTCTTTATAGCTATGCCTCTACCCTGTTATCAGCCGGAGAGAAAGTGCTCGAAATACCGCAAAAAGGCGGTCGTAAAGCTCGCAAGGCTCATTTAGATATCAAATATGCCCCCGTGACACTCAAGTCTCCTGCTAACAAGAAAGAGTTCGATAACATTCCGCTTTACTACGTGGGATGTATAGAACAAGGAGAGAGTGGTAATAAGCTCGCATGGCACTTACTGACTTCAGAGCCGATAACGAGCAAGGAAGAGGCACTCAAAATCGTCAGTTATTATGAGCGGCGCTGGCTAATAGAAGATTTTCATAAAGTCTGGAAAAGTGAAGGGACTGAAGTTGAGCAACTGAGAATGCAAAGTAAGGATAACTTAGAAAGGCTCAGCGTCGTTTTGGCTTTTATCGCGACTCGGTTACTCCAGTTGAGGTTTATGAATGAATCAGACGAGTTATCTAAGAGCAGTTGTGAGCAGGTATTAAAAGGCAAAGCGTGGAAGTTAATGTGGCTCAAGTTGGAGAGCAAAAAACTACCGAAAGAAGCGCCTAATATATCATGGGCTTACAACGGTATTGCTCGGTTAGGTGGCTGGAAGAATACCAAGCGAACAGGTCGCGCTTCTATAAAGGCGTTATGGCAAGGATGGCTTAGGTTACAAACCATCCTTGAAGGGTATGAACTCGCTAAGTCTCTTGATTAA